AGCAACGGTTCCACTAATTCCCCCTCGCACGTTGCGGACTCTCAAATATAGCATGGTGTCAGAGATGCATTTCAGCTCATGAGGGGGGTAGAACCCCGCTTCCTCACATCCCATCATGAGGCCTTTGACTTTTCACCTACTGCATACGGCCTCTCTTCTAGGAATGGGAAATGTTTGTAGGAGGGGAGGGCGGGAGTCAGTCGACATAGGCTGTCTGTGCCCAAGCTCCTCCTGCCAACAAAGTCCTCTCAGCTGACTGCAgtctctcgcacacacacacacacacacacacacacacacacttgcacgcacacacacacacactcacacacacacacacacacgcacatacacacgcacacacacacacactcacacgcacacacacacacgcacatacacacacacacacgcacacacacacgcacactcacacacacacagtacatagaTGAAAACGTAAAATTCAGTAGACTAATATTTGCACTCATGATTTTTAAATAACTCTGTGATATACCAAGTGTTTTTATGgaatattacatacatttagTCATATTTTAGCAATTTGACATCTTTTGATCTCAGTCAATTACTAActgatttacatattttaaagattttctcTTGATGCTTTTTTTATACAAACCCCAGTATTTACACTCTACAGCTGGCCTTTGATGTGGGCCAAAAAGCTAAACAAAGGAGTGGGAGTGTCTTGATTtctcaactgtgtgtgtgtgtttatatggtCAGGAGCCGACCAATGCTTTGCCTCTGAACTGCCACGGTGGCAGCAGGATATTTCAGCCCCAAGTTATTTtcagaatgcacacacacacacacacacacacgcacgcacgcacgcacacacacacacacacacacacacacacacacacacacacacacacacacacacacacacacacacacacacacacacacacacagagtctccCTGAAGCTCcctcactttttaaatcaacaatttgcCGACAGGGTCCACGTGAAACAATGGGACAGTGTTCCTGTCTTTAATCACCAGACAGAAACtacaaacaaagagacagaaaagggacagaggagaggaagggccAGGTTCAGGGTGGGAGTCTCACTGACCTGATGAGAGGTACATTGTCTAGCGTGCAGCACAAGGTTGGCCCGCTCTGCAAATACAGCTCTTCTTCACATGACTGGTTGTACAACCTGGAGCAtcaaacatgcatgcacacgtGCGCgcgtgcagacacacacaaaaacaaggtAGTGCAAAGTTCAATGTTAAAAGATACACATATggaataaaatcacatttatttttaagttgtgtAAATATCactacattttcagttttactggGAAATCACCAGTTGCCAAAATTAgattcaaaaccaaaacaaagtgcagatgtatttctgatttttattatcatatatattcTTAGAGTGTCTggaataaatatttgaattgtGATACGAtgatttttttcactctttagATCACAATACAGTAGCCGTAATTACAATGTTGTGGAGTCACAACCAGGCTTTCTTTTGTGTTTAGGGATAGTGAGTTGAAGTGGCAGAGAAACACTGTGTCATCAAATAGTAGCTCTGCTGGTAGAGATTAACCTCAGCTTGTCGGAAACACACCCATGGTCAGCCACTCACTGACAGTGCATGAATTGAGAACAATAACAAACGTTAACACAGTTTAGATCTGTGTTCATTTACTGCAGTTTATTCTTTCGATCTACGAGCTGATTTAGGTGTGTCTCTCGAATAATTCTGAGGCAAAATAATACCATTGCCTAATGTACCAACAGAGGTAATGGCATCCCGTAGGGAAAGAGATTGGGAAACATGCTGACAATGACGGTGACAAATCACCAGATTGCAAGGCATGATTTTGTGGTGTGTAGGGATAGACAGAGGCATGGTAAAGCAACATACAGGATAGATTAGCGACATACCAGTTATCCACAGGGCAAACATGCTGGTTGTACAGGGCCATGGCGTACCTAAAAGAGAGGAAGTGTGATTAGCCAAAATACAAGGCAACTGCAAATGTGCTAGTGTGAGAGCCTATTTAATGACTTGTCATACTgttaaactttatatttttgatattcAACTAACAGTGTCATCACGGGAATCAGTTCAGAATAATTCGGAATAACAACTGATGTTTAAATCTCTAACATTACAAGTTACAAACATAAAGAAATGGACAGGCGTCAAAACTATACAGTACAACATATTCAATAGTCTCATTTTGCTGTGAGCCCAAAGTTATCACTCAGGAAACATAGATACAACATCAGGATTCAGGTAGAAGGTATTtcctaaagaaaataaagtaaaaaatgtgtaatttgtttaTAGTTAATGCTCTGCCCTAACTTTTTCGATTTGTAAGAacttaaccttaaccactgagTTGCACCTGTTTGTTCAACCTGTAGGACCTGTAGGTGACCTGACATTTGACCATTTCTTATCACTCTATCTGAAACTCAGAGGGCCAAAGAGAAGACTGGATTGTGTCAGTCAAACTGGTGTGACTAATACTgacatccacatccacagagAAGTCAGTGACCAGAGGATCAAGCGATAAACGCTCAAAATCCATACTGTCCTTCAGATAAAGACTTTGAGGCTCGTTTTATAGTCAACATGCTCTAAACTGCTACGCATGTCTGTCATACATGTTTGGCGTCCACAACTGATACAGTTTTAACGTTATACAAGAATGGAAGCTCTGGGTCTATAACATGCTTGAGACTGACGATcatcaattaaaataaaactggagCTAGGCCAATAATTCAGCCTGTCGACATATCGGCTAATAATCAGCTTATTGCAGATGTTTTGGTGTCGGTGTATATGTCAGCTGATAAAGAAATACAAGAAAGGccaaactaggtttgaggtcatttagaaacagtgtcaccattaAATAGGTTGTCCGCTAGAGagcactgaaaatgttatttttcaactacaaaagaccaaaaaaaatctgcggcatctgtataaaaaatgtggtgtatgtttaaaaaaaaagaagaagttaCTATCGGCCAATAAtttgattttgcatttttttaaacctccaaatatcaatatcattatcggcctcaaaaatccagtatcagcCGGGTTATGAATTAAACCTGTAATGGGTACATCTTCAAAGTCAGGGTGCACAATTAGGATACAATGATCACTTCTATAAATATGCCTGCAGTTGTGattatcctttttattttttaaatcatctctTAATCAACTAAATAATTTTCACCTAACAGACAATTTTCTGCAACTAAATGATATTGAGGTTGCACTGAATGGGCATATTTGTTTCTATCAGTGATTGAGTTGTTTTGGGCTGATGAACCACCAGGGAATGGCTCAGTTTACATATTGATGCCTTGGGGTTTACGTGTCAGGCCCTTGATTATTTCACCACCAGCAACATGTACAGCTCAACTATCTTGGCTCTGCCCTTACATGTCCAAGTCATGTGGAACTACAGATGTAAATGAGACAAACATGCAGAAGTCTGCGTGTGACATAGTTGGTTTTACACTGCTCAGAATgaagaacaaaggaaaaaatagTCAACAGTCTTAGGTGTTTACAAATGCCAAACTGTGcttttaaatagtaaaatcaaCATATGCAGTTATACAAGATCGTTTTTATCATATATCTGGGTAGACAtctaaagggggggggggcaaaggaAGCCCAGGCAGGGAAAGCAATTGTCACACTTTTTCCTTggtattcacacacacgcacactgaccaaaacaatgttttcaaTTGCCAGAAAAGGACGGAAAGACAGCAGACCTAAAGAAATGGAGGGAGTGAGACACACAGACTGTCTCTCCTGAGAGCAGGCTAGTGCAGTAGGAGGTTAAGTACCAATTAAGAACGTTTCCAGGGCCGACAGTATCATACTCGCAAACCACTCTTTGAAGAACTGAGACATATCtttaagacacacacaaacacctggtAATAACAAGCACAGAGACACACGTGTGATCGACACATAAACGCCTTGGAGCAAGATTCACTGGAAGCAAAAGGTATTTTATGCATGACAAAGAAAGTGGTGTTAAATTTTGTCCACAATACGATACCTGCTACCAAAATCCAACAACCTGAACGTCCTAATTAGTGTGCAAGGTCACATGCTGCAAAAGAACGTATACGTCAATGTGATATACACGGTATCACAGTTATGTAGCTACAGTTATATTATCGTTGTGGGTACATAATTATAAGAAAAATGTGGGCAAGAGGTCACCGGCAATATCTACTACAGCATTTGGTTGTAATAGTCctgtaataatttattattcaCTAAAGAAGTGACCATATATAACATGGTATATACAATAATCCAATAATTATGATAGATGTGTGCCATCAATCAAAGGTTATGTTTAAAATTCAATTATGTGGTATCATACAATTTCACCTGTTTGCATTGTACGGCACACTAAGAGAGATCTGCCACAAATCCCACAAACAAAAGGTCAAATTACACAGCAGTCATTACTACGACAGCCAATCTCTCTGCTGAACTCTGATAGATTTCAAGCCAATCCAAAAGCACCACTCActtttagaaaaacaacactatgGTGTCTTTTTGTGACTCATCCTGCTCCATCACTAGTCATTACTTTTCAACTGGTTTTCCACAAGTGGCCAGTAAAATGCAGGCCTGGTATTGACTGACCGCTACAGAGGGTGGCAAAGCCTGGTTTGCTGGTTATTGGTTGGCATTAGGCTATGTGGATCCCCATGTGAAAGTCATGTAAGCCAAATGGCAGACATGTTGTCTGTAAAGAGCACCGCTCTTGCATAATGCACTGAGGAAACCCACCGGCATGAGTGGAATATGGCCGTCAGGTAGAAGGCTGCCAGACTTCCAGCTCTGAGCCCTTTAACCACAGTACAACAACACCAACTTGACGAAAACAAAAGGAGCAAACAACAACTGCAGAGATTTACCAAGGGAGTTCATTAGAAAGAATATGGGAAAAGACACTATAGCCAACTAAAGCTGTTACATTTTCCACGTTGAGGTGTGTTTTGTATATTTGGTCAGCTTCCAAATTTAAAATGGTAGCAGTGCAGCTCTGGgaattttctaaataaaactgtctttttttttttttgctgtacgTGGAACCTAACTAGTGCATTCTGTGCACGGAGGAGGCTGAGTAATAATAGGTTTGTTTACATAATTAGAGCTCTATCAAAGCTCAGCAGTGGTTGTAAACTATAATTGCATGCCTGTGAGCACTGTATAGGTGGAAAAgaccacatttttcttttatttcaaaacattttatttcagaacATTTAGGAAAGTCTTTTAATGGAATAAACCTGTATGGACAGTGAAAATCCCCAAAAGCTGTGCAAAAATTACATATCAGAAAACCACAGGAAAGGGCGTGATGCATAGACTGATGAATGGATTTTGGCTTCCATGCTACACTCCctgtttaaaatctaaaaagcaAGAAGTGCTGCTTATGGGTACAGCAGAGCCGTACTGAAACTCAAACACATTGCTTAACTCATAGAAGGTCAGCAAAAGAATCTAAGACAAGTCTCTTGGGTGGGCACAAGCCTGAGCCTTCCTCTTGCTCCACACGAACCTTTCGTACTCTGGGCGTGCAACATGTTACATCCTTTGACATTCCACTAGTCTAGAAAAAGACCCTTGGCTGCTCTTAGAAACAAGGCGCCCTTGCAAAGGTAACGGGAAGGAAATAAGTTTAAAACGGACTGACAGTCAACCGCATTTGGCATCTTAGATCGACTTTCTACCTCATAAACAAATGCCAACACAAGAAAGAAATGTGCAACGCCAGCACTAATTTAACCCGCATGTTCTCCAGCTCAGTATAGGTCTGTAGCAACATTAACAGCACAAAGCCTTCTTTCGTGCAAAGCCCTGTACACCTGAATACACACCCCTGATTGGACCGTGAAGCGGCCATGTTCGCAAAAAACTGTGCGAGGTATCAGCTCTGGCATCTGATTAGATTGCTTACTCCGCACACAGCTCACGATAGATGTAGCACAAAGCCTAAAGACAGGTCTACGACAGTTTGGAATCGGGCCATCTGTATCTCTCCCCTTGGGGTTTGCATTCCTCCTCCCAAAGTAataacagagcagagaggagcgCTGTCAACCCAGACATAACCAGGAGGTCCTCGCTCTTTTCTCTTCCGTACATCTGCTCATATACTGTACTGCAGATAATTAAGCTACACTGCGAACATGCATGTCTCACTTTTAAGAGAGGGGTGATAATCCCAGATCCTTCCTGGAGAGAGTTAATCCACATGCAATTGCCATGGCTCCGAGGAATTCAGGGTAAATATGCAGTGTTGCTCTCCTGGAAGCAAGAGAGGCTGAGGTATCAAAAGGTTTTTgcttcattatatatatattatatatacagatttgtaatttttcaaataagCCCTGGGTATTTGAAAGATCATTTGTAAAAGTATcacttttattataattatattctattttttttgttaaaaaacaaatctaagaACCTGAAAATGACTGCTTGGTCAATGGTTATACAGGTGAATCTAGTTTTTATGGTTCTATTAGGCAGTAAACTGGTTTATATAGAGAGCTTTAGTGGGCCAAATTTGCTATATTACACTACTGCACGTGGATACATCGTGATGTtaatgtgggggaaaaaaattgcaatatttAATAAATCTGATGGGTATAAGGTGTTTTCTTTGTgcctgaataaaaataaacagtatgaATAACCACGTTTGAAAATCTTGTGGCTAACTGTGGAAAAATGACACGTTTCCATGGAAAAtaatgtttctttcatttttgacaaaagTTACCATAAAAATCTTGTTAGGCTCACATGCGTGATCTACGTTCCATCCTTGACATAAAATCAAACTTGAGCATCTGAGCATCACTAGGCTCTACCAGGGCAGCAGACAGGGAGCCACACCATTTCAATCTCAGCTGACTTGCAGGGTCGCTTGCTCACATATGATTTTGAGCTTCTCTAGTTATACAGACTTAACACgtggattttacttttttttttttttttaagctgtcaAAGAAATTCAACACTTACACAACCCATATCCCCGTGATGGTGAGAGCTGGGAGGCTAACAGGCAGTATCATCCAGAGGGACATCTTCCAGCACCCTGAACagtctctttcctctttttcctcttcgGCCAGCCGAGCGATATCTGCTCAAGTAGCACTAACATTTAACTGAGTGTGGCTGACATCTGCATTGATTCATGTTCTTGAAGATGGAGGATGGCAGATGGGACACTGGCAGGACAGATGTGTCCTGTTGGCTGGTgaatgagaggagaggggaaatgaGTCCCTAGGTGAATCATTCACCTACTAATCAGAGAGTCATCATCATCAAGCCCTGCCAACACCGAGCGACATCAACAGCGATACTGCGGCTACTCACCTTGTGCCTCCGTGTTAGTTACcgagtttttgctgttttttttgtttgtttttttgtttttttttttttggtaattctGAGTCCGCCGACCCGTCCTCCACACCTCTGGTACCCGAAAACTACTCCACACTGGACTCCCGGGACACGGTCTATATCAGTTCCTATACAGTACTGTGTACTGCGGTTCCGGTGGCCGTTTTCTCCCTGAATTGGAGCTGGGGGAGGCTCGCTCTCACACGCAGTCGGTCCCGTCGCATCGCCGCCACGAGACACTACAGAGAATCCAGCTGTTTGGCTccgcccccccccaaaaaaaagaaaaaaaaagaaaaaccaaaaaaaaaaaaaaaaaaaaacctgtagtGGCAGTGTGCGTTCCATTTAGTTTTGGACGCGCACCGGgtggacgggggggggggggggggggtctaaaGCAAAATAACAAAGATAAAGCTGTTTGTATGTAGTCTCTTGCAAAGCTGGCTAATCGACCGGGCAAAGCGGGCAGCTGCCCAGGGACCATAGATCCATGGGCCTCAAGAGTTTACTCCATATCTTATGAGTCGTATTCGTTTAACTGAAACTTTAtcagagatgagatgagatgagatgagactCTGTTGATTTCCAGGGGGGAAATTCAGGTGTGGCCGCAGCCCTGGACAGAAACAAGTACAGATAAACAGAGAAAGTAAACAATGAATACTTAGTATAAGTGTAAAAAACGAAAATAAGggtagaaataaaaatagaaactttATGAGAGCAATTAAATTACCACACGAGCAATAAACAAACAGTGCCCACAACCAGTGTTGTAAAATAAAGGTGCAGTACGTGTGACGTGTGTTTAATAGCGGCAGAGTCAGCAAAGTGtagtatattgtatattaaagtaaaatgaaagcCGTTACTGTATAACGGAATAGTGTATTATACGATTAAGTAATGATACTTAGTATTTGTCTGTGTtaatagaaatataatatagtataaactgtgataaaaaagtatatgtatgtaatatGATATGGGGTACAGTATAGCAATGCAGTGTATAGTATACAGAGTATACAGTGTAAAATTTGCATCACAATCCTCCATCTTGTAGCCCTGTGTTGTATCGGGACCTCTTAGACCTTAACTGTTTTAGTCGAAATTGTGCTCCTTTGTTGTCAAGTTGTGTTCTATcacatttcttccattttcctcTGCGTAATTAACGCACAGAAAACCTTGGTCAATGTGgtattattccatcacaggAGAGCTGTAAGGCCGCaaccaaaaaattattttcactatcaataGATCTGGCAATGCTTTTctttaataaacaaatgatCGTTCAGCGTGTAAAATGTCAGCAACTAgtggaaaatgcccatcattatTCCCTGTAGCTGAAGTTAACAtatttgaatttcttttgttgtctgacCAGCTGTCAGTAATacaagaatttaattttttttaaaatagaaaactaTGCACACtagcaaataatcacatttgaAAGGCTGGTATCACTGAACATTTAGcagttttgattaaaaaaaaaaaaaaaaacgacttaaACACTAAATCAGTTATCAacattgttgccaattaatttttggTCCCTCGACTAATCGAaacaatcaactaatcatttcagctgcagACTGCTGGTTGGTGTCTAGGCGGCTGGAGAATAAATGAACCTGCCATGTACGGTGGTGGTAACAGTAACCGTTACCAACAGAGCATTTAAACGTGTCCAAGTTTGGGGTCTGTTAGTGTAAGAGCCTGACAGACGGTAAACTTGCGGCCGCGCTGGGCTCTGGCAACACAACTGATCAGTGTGCAGGGGAGTGGGGAAACCCATGTCTGCGTTTCGGCTTATGATTCCGGTGTGCGTGATACGAGTAACCAAGCGCTCCCACGTCTTCGTGGGTTTTCTTCTCCCAGTTGATCACGCTGACTCGTTTTGTTTTCTCGCTGTAAAGTCAGACGACTCAGCCAACAGCTACAACCGTCGTGAAATTTGATACCACCTCTATAGAGACAGGAAAACCAAATGTGCATATGAATACCCTTTCTCGctcaatctgtgtgtgtgtgtgtgtgtgtgtgtgtgtgtgtgtgtgtgtgtgttctgctgccccctggAGTTTTAACTTAATATCTCTCTATAGATGTATCTCCTAATGAGGACCTGGAAGTAATAGGCCTAATGTCTGGTGACGACTGGTCAAAAATACCCTCAATATAATGTAAATgcatttagaaataaataaataacagttagCCCTACATTAAAATAGGCGGCATCACTGATGCAGCACAAAAATCTTGGCCCTGTACATATGCAGCCTAGGTTGCCTCCCTTCCATTTTTCATACATCCATTGTTACGCCTGTACAAATCAAACAGAATCAAAAAGTAAACACGTTCATCTGTCGTGGTTATTATGGTAATCAGCAGTGAAGTGCATTCAGGAGAGTCCCAGCATGTTTCACCCTCTTTtctaaacattatttattttttattttgtgggtCTTCATTATACTCTgagcaaaagacaaaagataCTCAATGACTAATAAAGGATTACTgtgttactgtatttcatgaTGAAAGACTTCaatgaaattgtgttttattctcaGATTTACGGTGAATTAGTTTCCAACAAGTTTTAGCCCCACCTGCTGTAACACAGAAGTAGTATAATAAAACTTTAGAACCTTAAAGGCACAATCATTTCATTACTAGCATCTTAAAATTGTATACACAATGGTTACAGAAAAAGATAGGCTCTTCTATTGTCTTACAAACAAGAAATGGTCTACCAAATTTATTCAGCCAACAGTGATAGTTTATTTATAATACTTATACTTACTCATaacataaaatttcaaaattgcagatataaacaaaattttaattacagGCTTTTTTAGCCCCCCCCCATGTTGGGGTCCTTGGTATTTAGTTTCACTATTCCCCTAACATGATATGGTGTTATAATATGCAATTGGGAGGGGTATTCCAAGATTTAATGTATTAATGGAGGTAAGGTGGCTAACAGACTGACATCAGTGTGAACAACGACAGCCACTCCAGCTGCAGTAATGCTGAGCCACTGTCCACATGACATGTTTTCAGCAGGATCAGAGATAGCTGTCTTGTGCTAATCCATATTTAAagtgccaaaacaaaaaaaaatctgtaacaaCGTGGGGGTTGTAGAAACTGTGATTTAATTTCACAGAAAGCATCTAACATAccaataatgtaaatataacatgCTTTAACATAATAGAGAAAAAGATGTgcaacataaagaaaataacatgaTAATCAGTTATTGCATATGTTTCCTACTTACAACTGATACATTCTGTTTTAATCTCTTCAGACTAAATTGCCTCAAAACAACAAGCAGTGgtcaacagaataaaaacatatcAATTTGGGCTGAACACTCATACAATAGTTCatgtatgaggaaaaaaaaatatttttagcaaAGGGGAAACTAACAAGAACTAATAAAAACACCCTGTTTCAAATTACACAGCAATATTGGGAATATTGTGTACTCTGAACGCAAATTAGTAGCGCTATAGCTTTAACTCCTCTACAGCCTTATACTGGTACCAAAGCCCCACACACTGAATGCAGGGTAGAGGGGCTCTGTAAATGTAGTCTGAACTCTGTGCAGAAGCTGCATGCCATCAGAGACACTGTAAAATGCAAGCGTTCCCACTGCAAGATCCAGGTAGACGCCAATACGAGATGACACTGGAGCTGGAATGTCTTTGCTCTTATTATTGTGCACAAATGAGAATTTGGAGTCAGAGCAGTACAGACTCCAGGACTTGTCGTTCCAGCCCAGGCTGCAGTCATTCCCATTTCCTTTACGGCGGATTCCCCTGTAGGTAACGGCCACGTCTATCTCTGTTCCCCTCCAGTCCACCTCCCAGTAACAGCGAGTGCCAGTCACGCTCTCTTTGCACAGCACCTGGAGTGGAATGGATGAAATGCGAGATTAAAAGACAAAGTGTTGCTTTATGCAGGGTTTATAACAGCTGTTTAGATAAGAGCTTACATGAGAAATCACTTACTACAAGTGCGAAATTGAAAGTACTTTTATTGTTAAgataacttcaaaaactaatATTAAAAGCCTGATATGGGTAGCAATTCTGAATCAATACATgcaaagggagaggagaaaaataaatcttaagaGTGAAAATACATGATGCCATAGACAAATTTTCATGTCTTAAAAGCTCTAACTACCTCAGGACAGTGATTCAAAGAGCAAGTTCCCTGAGGGTAAAGGTTCCTTTGACTCTTAAATCTGTATTCAGAATTAAGTATATTCCTTTCTTGATAATGTGATCATTTTGGCTCTGTAGCATTCACAACAGATCACCTTCCCTCCACCTTTTTTCAGCCACAAAATGACATCCTGGCGGGCACTAAAATCTCACCTGCTGCCAGTGGTCGAATCGGTCTGGGTGGTCAGGGTAGTTCTTAGGCTCGCTCTTCATCGTAGCTGTTCGGTTACCCTCGGAGAGGTGAAGGTTGGGGTGGACGCTGTTGACATCCAGAATCAACTGGCAAGAGTCTAAACAATGCAGGACAAGATGATTATGGATtctctttgtgttgctgtttagGTTCTGTTTTCCAGTTTAATGTTATCATATGTTTTGGTATTTGTCTCTTTTAAGAATGTCAGCAGTGATCGTGAGCAGTGTCACAGTTTAACAAACTCTTCTTTTGCTTCATCCTGTTGCACATAACTTGCCTCACTAAATATTTGTGAATCTAATATGTTTAGGAATGACAAAGATAGCCCACTAAAAACGTTTGCTTTGTAACTCCCATGCAGGTGGAGTAAAAGCAGGAACACCTGTGTTTGTTTAAGTAATGCTGAACTGTAAGTTTGCTTTATTGCGGGTCACCAAACCTGTTCTTCAAGCAGCATACCTTCCGTAAGACTAGTTTCAGTTGTTTCACCACATGGTGTGATCATCCCTTTGTTAGGGATGGAGATGTTATTTTGAACATGACACCATGGCGAGCACTTTTCAAACCGGGATAGTACAAAATCCACTTGCTGGAATATAAGTGGGGTGTGATATGACCGCCGGTAAAGCCTTGCCAGGTTGGTGTTGAAAGTTTAACAACAGGTTACAGGCAGGCCTCTCTGTAAAAAGTTACCCCACAACTCACATTTCATGAAATCTTCTCTTGTCTTTGGTTCTTCTCTTGTCACCAGTTCTTCCTTCAAAACTGAttctcttcttgtctttgtcCCACCTTCTTGTGTGACGTAGACTTCCTTCACTAtcaaaagagagatgaaaaacatatgataagcttCATGAAAGCAGCGGCAGACTAAAAAGGCAACCAGTCCTACAGAGTGACACCAATGCTACATGAAATGAAGACGGAAAGACGAGATTTGTCCACCTGCTCCCGagattttgttcatttctgtcttGCTGACTTCTTCTACTTGTAATTTCAGTGCAGCAATGGCTCTCTTGGTAGCAT
This region of Xiphias gladius isolate SHS-SW01 ecotype Sanya breed wild chromosome 11, ASM1685928v1, whole genome shotgun sequence genomic DNA includes:
- the LOC120796030 gene encoding tripartite motif-containing protein 16-like isoform X2, with amino-acid sequence MKHKLVKATGQMREKICAQHDKLLEAFCRTDQTSVCVLCMMDEHKHHNIVPAGTERTEKQKQLGAMLHKSQQRIDQRIKKWQDLRHAVESVKHSAQTVLEENERIFTELLLSIERKYNEVKEMIRSHERTTVTRAEILLDRLEEEVTLLRKRHTDLEKLSHTDDHIHFLQSWQSLSGPSGYEDLNNISVAPYYSFDATKRAIAALKLQVEEVSKTEMNKISGAVKEVYVTQEGGTKTRRESVLKEELVTREEPKTREDFMKYSCQLILDVNSVHPNLHLSEGNRTATMKSEPKNYPDHPDRFDHWQQVLCKESVTGTRCYWEVDWRGTEIDVAVTYRGIRRKGNGNDCSLGWNDKSWSLYCSDSKFSFVHNNKSKDIPAPVSSRIGVYLDLAVGTLAFYSVSDGMQLLHRVQTTFTEPLYPAFSVWGFGTSIRL